One Brachyhypopomus gauderio isolate BG-103 chromosome 15, BGAUD_0.2, whole genome shotgun sequence genomic region harbors:
- the pde10a gene encoding cAMP and cAMP-inhibited cGMP 3',5'-cyclic phosphodiesterase 10A isoform X1, translating to MNEIVARGDHVSRHCMRSSTRLKVFCFHLSLYSITNSYNAKSYFESRERPMSKKRKTPDDGGGGGGGGGELASAEEPPCSSCVDQGLTDEKVKAYLSLHPQTLDEFVLESVSTETVDRWLKRKTSSRPTDDPSTSEVSRQYQDTNMQAVVYELNSYMEQRLDTGGDNKLLLYELCNIIKTATKADGFALYFLGECNNSLCLFTPTGAKEGLPGLIPSGPIVFGTTIAAHVAKTRKTLLVEDIMGDERFPHGTGQDSGICVHSVLCLPILTAIGDLIAVLELHRHLGREPFNLSHQEVATANLAWASVAIHQVQVCRGLAKQTELNDFLLDVSKTYFDNIVAIDSLLEHIMIYAKNLVNADRCALFQVDHSNQELYSDLFDIGEENEGKPVFRKTKEIRFSIEKGIAGQVARTGEVLNIPDAYADPRFNREVDLYTGYTTRNILCMPIVSRGTVIGVVQMVNKLNGSAFTKTDENNFKMFAVFCALALHCANMYHRIRHSECIYRVTMEKLSYHSICTSEEWKTLSQLGLPTPIYKEIELFHFDISPYEELWPAVFVYMVHNSCGRSSFELEKLCRFTMSVRKNYRRVPYHNWKHAVTVAHCMYAILQKTSGIFTELEKKGLLIACLCHDLDHRGYSNSYLQKFDHPLAALYSTSTMEQHHFSQTVSILQLEGHNIFSNLTSSEYEQVLEIIRKAIIATDLALYFGNRKQLADMLSTDALDLNNHAHRDRVIGLMMTACDLCSVTKLWPVTRLTANDIYAEFWAEGDEMKKIGMQPIPMMDRDKKDEVPQGQVGFYNAVAIPCYTTLSQLFPPSAPLLRACRENLGQWEKIARGEEQSECVSSDEAQPSKPSESGPVKVDN from the exons GTCTGACAGACGAGAAAGTGAAGGCCTACCTCTCCCTGCACCCCCAAACACTGGACGAGTTTGTGCTGGAGAGCGTGAGCACAGAGACGGTGGACAGATGGCTGAAACGCAAGACCAGCAGCCGACCCACAG ATGACCCCTCAACTTCCGAAGTCAGCAGG cagtACCAGGACACCAACATGCAGGCTGTGGTGTATGAGCTGAACAGCTACATGGAGCAACGTCTGGACACGGGCGGAGATAACAAACTACTGCTGTATGAGCTGTGTAACATCATCAAAACag CCACCAAAGCTGATGGTTTTGCACTATACTTCCTTGGCGAATGCAACAAT AGCCTGTGTTTGTTCACGCCCACTGGGGCCAAAGAGGGTTTGCCGGGCCTCATCCCCTCCGGCCCCATCGTGTTCGGGACCACCATCGCCGCCCACGTAGCCAAGACACGCAAGACACTGTTGGTGGAAGACATCATGGGG GACGAGCGGTTCCCCCATGGCACAGGGCAGGACTCAGGGATCTGCGTtcactctgtcctgtgtctcccCATCCTCACGGCCATCGGTGACCTCATCGCAGTGCTGGAGCTCCACCGCCACCTGGGCAGAGAACCCTTCAACCTCAGCCACCAGGAG GTTGCCACAGCTAATTTGGCATGGGCTTCTGTAGCTATTCACCAAGTGCAG GTCTGCAGAGGTCTCGCCAAGCAGACGGAGCTCAACGACTTCCTCCTAGATGTGTCAAA AACGTACTTCGACAACATTGTGGCAATAGATTCTCTACTTGAACATATTATG ATATATGCAAAAAACCTGGTGAATGCGGACAGATGTGCCCTCTTCCAAGTGGACCACAGCAACCAGGAGCTGTACTCCGACCTGTTCGATATCGGCGAGGAGAACGAAGGGAAACCAGTCTTTAGgaaaaccaaagaaattag GTTTTCTATAGAGAAAGGAATAGCAGGCCAGGTGGCACGAACAGGAGAGGTCCTGAATATCCCAGACGCCTATGCAGACCCACGATTCAACAG GGAAGTGGACCTGTACACAGGCTACACCACCCGCAATATCCTCTGTATGCCCATCGTGAGCCGGGGCACGGTCATCGGCGTCGTGCAGATGGTCAACAAGTTAAACGGAAGTGCCTTCACCAAAACGGACGAGAACAACTTCAAGATGTTCGCTGTCTTCTGCGCCCTGGCCTTACACTGTGCGAAT aTGTATCACCGGATCAGACATTCAGAGTGCATCTACAGGGTGACGATGGAGAAGCTGTCGTACCACAGTATCTGCACGTCGGAGGAGTGGAAGACACTCAGCCAGCTTGGTCTTCCCACCCCAATATACAAAGAGATTGAGCT GTTCCACTTTGACATCAGCCCCTATGAAGAACTTTGGCCTGCTGTCTTCGTCTACATGGTTCATAATTCATGCGGAAGAAGCAG tttcgaGTTGGAGAAACTGTGTCGCTTCACAATGTCGGTGCGGAAGAATTACCGACGAGTTCCGTACCACAACTGGAAGCATGCGGTCACCGTGGCTCACTGCATGTACGCCATTCTGCAGAAAACGTCCGGAATCTTCACTGAGCTGGAG aagaAAGGCTTGCTGATAGCCTGCCTGTGCCATGACCTGGACCACCGCGGTTACAGCAACAGCTACCTGCAGAAGTTCGACCACCCCTTGGCGGCGCtgtactccacctccaccatggAGCAGCACCACTTCTCCCAGACCGTCTCCATCCTGCAG CTGGAAGGGCACAATATTTTCTCCAACCTGACTTCCAGCGAGTACGAGCAGGTACTGGAGATCATCCGTAAGGCCATCATCGCCACCGACCTGGCGCTCTACTTTGGCAACCGCAAACAGCTGGCGGACATGCTGAGCACCGACGCACTGGACCTCAACAACCACGctcacag GGACCGCGTGATTGGTCTGATGATGACGGCGTGCGATCTGTGCTCTGTGACGAAACTGTGGCCCGTCACTCGGCTCACTGCTAACGACATCTACGCAGAGTTCTGGGCCGAG GGCGATGAGATGAAGAAGATAGGAATGCAGCCCATTCCGATGATGGACCGGGATAAAAAGGACGAGGTTCCTCAGGGGCAG GTGGGCTTTTACAATGCTGTGGCCATTCCCTGTTACACCACGCTGTCCCAACTCTTCCCCCCCTCCGCTCCGCTCCTTCGAGCCTGCAG GGAGAACCTGGGTCAGTGGGAGAAAATAGCACGAGGGGAGGAGCAGTCAGAGTGCGTCTCCTCCGACGAGGCCCAGCCAAGCAAGCCCTCCGAGAGCGGCCCGGTCAAAGTGGACAACTGA
- the pde10a gene encoding cAMP and cAMP-inhibited cGMP 3',5'-cyclic phosphodiesterase 10A isoform X2: MAETQDQQPTHRYGLAGETWWGHAARALHTSAELTALFCALKHDPSTSEVSRQYQDTNMQAVVYELNSYMEQRLDTGGDNKLLLYELCNIIKTATKADGFALYFLGECNNSLCLFTPTGAKEGLPGLIPSGPIVFGTTIAAHVAKTRKTLLVEDIMGDERFPHGTGQDSGICVHSVLCLPILTAIGDLIAVLELHRHLGREPFNLSHQEVATANLAWASVAIHQVQVCRGLAKQTELNDFLLDVSKTYFDNIVAIDSLLEHIMIYAKNLVNADRCALFQVDHSNQELYSDLFDIGEENEGKPVFRKTKEIRFSIEKGIAGQVARTGEVLNIPDAYADPRFNREVDLYTGYTTRNILCMPIVSRGTVIGVVQMVNKLNGSAFTKTDENNFKMFAVFCALALHCANMYHRIRHSECIYRVTMEKLSYHSICTSEEWKTLSQLGLPTPIYKEIELFHFDISPYEELWPAVFVYMVHNSCGRSSFELEKLCRFTMSVRKNYRRVPYHNWKHAVTVAHCMYAILQKTSGIFTELEKKGLLIACLCHDLDHRGYSNSYLQKFDHPLAALYSTSTMEQHHFSQTVSILQLEGHNIFSNLTSSEYEQVLEIIRKAIIATDLALYFGNRKQLADMLSTDALDLNNHAHRDRVIGLMMTACDLCSVTKLWPVTRLTANDIYAEFWAEGDEMKKIGMQPIPMMDRDKKDEVPQGQVGFYNAVAIPCYTTLSQLFPPSAPLLRACRENLGQWEKIARGEEQSECVSSDEAQPSKPSESGPVKVDN, encoded by the exons ATGGCTGAAACGCAAGACCAGCAGCCGACCCACAGGTACGGTCTCGCAGGAGAGACATGGTGGGGCCACGCAGCACGTGCGCTTCACACATCTGCTGAGCTGACTGCTCTCTTTTGTGCCCTGAAAC ATGACCCCTCAACTTCCGAAGTCAGCAGG cagtACCAGGACACCAACATGCAGGCTGTGGTGTATGAGCTGAACAGCTACATGGAGCAACGTCTGGACACGGGCGGAGATAACAAACTACTGCTGTATGAGCTGTGTAACATCATCAAAACag CCACCAAAGCTGATGGTTTTGCACTATACTTCCTTGGCGAATGCAACAAT AGCCTGTGTTTGTTCACGCCCACTGGGGCCAAAGAGGGTTTGCCGGGCCTCATCCCCTCCGGCCCCATCGTGTTCGGGACCACCATCGCCGCCCACGTAGCCAAGACACGCAAGACACTGTTGGTGGAAGACATCATGGGG GACGAGCGGTTCCCCCATGGCACAGGGCAGGACTCAGGGATCTGCGTtcactctgtcctgtgtctcccCATCCTCACGGCCATCGGTGACCTCATCGCAGTGCTGGAGCTCCACCGCCACCTGGGCAGAGAACCCTTCAACCTCAGCCACCAGGAG GTTGCCACAGCTAATTTGGCATGGGCTTCTGTAGCTATTCACCAAGTGCAG GTCTGCAGAGGTCTCGCCAAGCAGACGGAGCTCAACGACTTCCTCCTAGATGTGTCAAA AACGTACTTCGACAACATTGTGGCAATAGATTCTCTACTTGAACATATTATG ATATATGCAAAAAACCTGGTGAATGCGGACAGATGTGCCCTCTTCCAAGTGGACCACAGCAACCAGGAGCTGTACTCCGACCTGTTCGATATCGGCGAGGAGAACGAAGGGAAACCAGTCTTTAGgaaaaccaaagaaattag GTTTTCTATAGAGAAAGGAATAGCAGGCCAGGTGGCACGAACAGGAGAGGTCCTGAATATCCCAGACGCCTATGCAGACCCACGATTCAACAG GGAAGTGGACCTGTACACAGGCTACACCACCCGCAATATCCTCTGTATGCCCATCGTGAGCCGGGGCACGGTCATCGGCGTCGTGCAGATGGTCAACAAGTTAAACGGAAGTGCCTTCACCAAAACGGACGAGAACAACTTCAAGATGTTCGCTGTCTTCTGCGCCCTGGCCTTACACTGTGCGAAT aTGTATCACCGGATCAGACATTCAGAGTGCATCTACAGGGTGACGATGGAGAAGCTGTCGTACCACAGTATCTGCACGTCGGAGGAGTGGAAGACACTCAGCCAGCTTGGTCTTCCCACCCCAATATACAAAGAGATTGAGCT GTTCCACTTTGACATCAGCCCCTATGAAGAACTTTGGCCTGCTGTCTTCGTCTACATGGTTCATAATTCATGCGGAAGAAGCAG tttcgaGTTGGAGAAACTGTGTCGCTTCACAATGTCGGTGCGGAAGAATTACCGACGAGTTCCGTACCACAACTGGAAGCATGCGGTCACCGTGGCTCACTGCATGTACGCCATTCTGCAGAAAACGTCCGGAATCTTCACTGAGCTGGAG aagaAAGGCTTGCTGATAGCCTGCCTGTGCCATGACCTGGACCACCGCGGTTACAGCAACAGCTACCTGCAGAAGTTCGACCACCCCTTGGCGGCGCtgtactccacctccaccatggAGCAGCACCACTTCTCCCAGACCGTCTCCATCCTGCAG CTGGAAGGGCACAATATTTTCTCCAACCTGACTTCCAGCGAGTACGAGCAGGTACTGGAGATCATCCGTAAGGCCATCATCGCCACCGACCTGGCGCTCTACTTTGGCAACCGCAAACAGCTGGCGGACATGCTGAGCACCGACGCACTGGACCTCAACAACCACGctcacag GGACCGCGTGATTGGTCTGATGATGACGGCGTGCGATCTGTGCTCTGTGACGAAACTGTGGCCCGTCACTCGGCTCACTGCTAACGACATCTACGCAGAGTTCTGGGCCGAG GGCGATGAGATGAAGAAGATAGGAATGCAGCCCATTCCGATGATGGACCGGGATAAAAAGGACGAGGTTCCTCAGGGGCAG GTGGGCTTTTACAATGCTGTGGCCATTCCCTGTTACACCACGCTGTCCCAACTCTTCCCCCCCTCCGCTCCGCTCCTTCGAGCCTGCAG GGAGAACCTGGGTCAGTGGGAGAAAATAGCACGAGGGGAGGAGCAGTCAGAGTGCGTCTCCTCCGACGAGGCCCAGCCAAGCAAGCCCTCCGAGAGCGGCCCGGTCAAAGTGGACAACTGA
- the pde10a gene encoding cAMP and cAMP-inhibited cGMP 3',5'-cyclic phosphodiesterase 10A isoform X3: MAETQDQQPTHRYGLAGETWWGHAARALHTSAELTALFCALKHDPSTSEVSRYQDTNMQAVVYELNSYMEQRLDTGGDNKLLLYELCNIIKTATKADGFALYFLGECNNSLCLFTPTGAKEGLPGLIPSGPIVFGTTIAAHVAKTRKTLLVEDIMGDERFPHGTGQDSGICVHSVLCLPILTAIGDLIAVLELHRHLGREPFNLSHQEVATANLAWASVAIHQVQVCRGLAKQTELNDFLLDVSKTYFDNIVAIDSLLEHIMIYAKNLVNADRCALFQVDHSNQELYSDLFDIGEENEGKPVFRKTKEIRFSIEKGIAGQVARTGEVLNIPDAYADPRFNREVDLYTGYTTRNILCMPIVSRGTVIGVVQMVNKLNGSAFTKTDENNFKMFAVFCALALHCANMYHRIRHSECIYRVTMEKLSYHSICTSEEWKTLSQLGLPTPIYKEIELFHFDISPYEELWPAVFVYMVHNSCGRSSFELEKLCRFTMSVRKNYRRVPYHNWKHAVTVAHCMYAILQKTSGIFTELEKKGLLIACLCHDLDHRGYSNSYLQKFDHPLAALYSTSTMEQHHFSQTVSILQLEGHNIFSNLTSSEYEQVLEIIRKAIIATDLALYFGNRKQLADMLSTDALDLNNHAHRDRVIGLMMTACDLCSVTKLWPVTRLTANDIYAEFWAEGDEMKKIGMQPIPMMDRDKKDEVPQGQVGFYNAVAIPCYTTLSQLFPPSAPLLRACRENLGQWEKIARGEEQSECVSSDEAQPSKPSESGPVKVDN; encoded by the exons ATGGCTGAAACGCAAGACCAGCAGCCGACCCACAGGTACGGTCTCGCAGGAGAGACATGGTGGGGCCACGCAGCACGTGCGCTTCACACATCTGCTGAGCTGACTGCTCTCTTTTGTGCCCTGAAAC ATGACCCCTCAACTTCCGAAGTCAGCAGG tACCAGGACACCAACATGCAGGCTGTGGTGTATGAGCTGAACAGCTACATGGAGCAACGTCTGGACACGGGCGGAGATAACAAACTACTGCTGTATGAGCTGTGTAACATCATCAAAACag CCACCAAAGCTGATGGTTTTGCACTATACTTCCTTGGCGAATGCAACAAT AGCCTGTGTTTGTTCACGCCCACTGGGGCCAAAGAGGGTTTGCCGGGCCTCATCCCCTCCGGCCCCATCGTGTTCGGGACCACCATCGCCGCCCACGTAGCCAAGACACGCAAGACACTGTTGGTGGAAGACATCATGGGG GACGAGCGGTTCCCCCATGGCACAGGGCAGGACTCAGGGATCTGCGTtcactctgtcctgtgtctcccCATCCTCACGGCCATCGGTGACCTCATCGCAGTGCTGGAGCTCCACCGCCACCTGGGCAGAGAACCCTTCAACCTCAGCCACCAGGAG GTTGCCACAGCTAATTTGGCATGGGCTTCTGTAGCTATTCACCAAGTGCAG GTCTGCAGAGGTCTCGCCAAGCAGACGGAGCTCAACGACTTCCTCCTAGATGTGTCAAA AACGTACTTCGACAACATTGTGGCAATAGATTCTCTACTTGAACATATTATG ATATATGCAAAAAACCTGGTGAATGCGGACAGATGTGCCCTCTTCCAAGTGGACCACAGCAACCAGGAGCTGTACTCCGACCTGTTCGATATCGGCGAGGAGAACGAAGGGAAACCAGTCTTTAGgaaaaccaaagaaattag GTTTTCTATAGAGAAAGGAATAGCAGGCCAGGTGGCACGAACAGGAGAGGTCCTGAATATCCCAGACGCCTATGCAGACCCACGATTCAACAG GGAAGTGGACCTGTACACAGGCTACACCACCCGCAATATCCTCTGTATGCCCATCGTGAGCCGGGGCACGGTCATCGGCGTCGTGCAGATGGTCAACAAGTTAAACGGAAGTGCCTTCACCAAAACGGACGAGAACAACTTCAAGATGTTCGCTGTCTTCTGCGCCCTGGCCTTACACTGTGCGAAT aTGTATCACCGGATCAGACATTCAGAGTGCATCTACAGGGTGACGATGGAGAAGCTGTCGTACCACAGTATCTGCACGTCGGAGGAGTGGAAGACACTCAGCCAGCTTGGTCTTCCCACCCCAATATACAAAGAGATTGAGCT GTTCCACTTTGACATCAGCCCCTATGAAGAACTTTGGCCTGCTGTCTTCGTCTACATGGTTCATAATTCATGCGGAAGAAGCAG tttcgaGTTGGAGAAACTGTGTCGCTTCACAATGTCGGTGCGGAAGAATTACCGACGAGTTCCGTACCACAACTGGAAGCATGCGGTCACCGTGGCTCACTGCATGTACGCCATTCTGCAGAAAACGTCCGGAATCTTCACTGAGCTGGAG aagaAAGGCTTGCTGATAGCCTGCCTGTGCCATGACCTGGACCACCGCGGTTACAGCAACAGCTACCTGCAGAAGTTCGACCACCCCTTGGCGGCGCtgtactccacctccaccatggAGCAGCACCACTTCTCCCAGACCGTCTCCATCCTGCAG CTGGAAGGGCACAATATTTTCTCCAACCTGACTTCCAGCGAGTACGAGCAGGTACTGGAGATCATCCGTAAGGCCATCATCGCCACCGACCTGGCGCTCTACTTTGGCAACCGCAAACAGCTGGCGGACATGCTGAGCACCGACGCACTGGACCTCAACAACCACGctcacag GGACCGCGTGATTGGTCTGATGATGACGGCGTGCGATCTGTGCTCTGTGACGAAACTGTGGCCCGTCACTCGGCTCACTGCTAACGACATCTACGCAGAGTTCTGGGCCGAG GGCGATGAGATGAAGAAGATAGGAATGCAGCCCATTCCGATGATGGACCGGGATAAAAAGGACGAGGTTCCTCAGGGGCAG GTGGGCTTTTACAATGCTGTGGCCATTCCCTGTTACACCACGCTGTCCCAACTCTTCCCCCCCTCCGCTCCGCTCCTTCGAGCCTGCAG GGAGAACCTGGGTCAGTGGGAGAAAATAGCACGAGGGGAGGAGCAGTCAGAGTGCGTCTCCTCCGACGAGGCCCAGCCAAGCAAGCCCTCCGAGAGCGGCCCGGTCAAAGTGGACAACTGA
- the pde10a gene encoding cAMP and cAMP-inhibited cGMP 3',5'-cyclic phosphodiesterase 10A isoform X4, with protein MAETQDQQPTHRYGLAGETWWGHAARALHTSAELTALFCALKHDPSTSEVSRQYQDTNMQAVVYELNSYMEQRLDTGGDNKLLLYELCNIIKTATKADGFALYFLGECNNSLCLFTPTGAKEGLPGLIPSGPIVFGTTIAAHVAKTRKTLLVEDIMGDERFPHGTGQDSGICVHSVLCLPILTAIGDLIAVLELHRHLGREPFNLSHQEVATANLAWASVAIHQVQVCRGLAKQTELNDFLLDVSKTYFDNIVAIDSLLEHIMIYAKNLVNADRCALFQVDHSNQELYSDLFDIGEENEGKPVFRKTKEIRFSIEKGIAGQVARTGEVLNIPDAYADPRFNREVDLYTGYTTRNILCMPIVSRGTVIGVVQMVNKLNGSAFTKTDENNFKMFAVFCALALHCANMYHRIRHSECIYRVTMEKLSYHSICTSEEWKTLSQLGLPTPIYKEIELFHFDISPYEELWPAVFVYMVHNSCGRSSFELEKLCRFTMSVRKNYRRVPYHNWKHAVTVAHCMYAILQKTSGIFTELEKKGLLIACLCHDLDHRGYSNSYLQKFDHPLAALYSTSTMEQHHFSQTVSILQEGHNIFSNLTSSEYEQVLEIIRKAIIATDLALYFGNRKQLADMLSTDALDLNNHAHRDRVIGLMMTACDLCSVTKLWPVTRLTANDIYAEFWAEGDEMKKIGMQPIPMMDRDKKDEVPQGQVGFYNAVAIPCYTTLSQLFPPSAPLLRACRENLGQWEKIARGEEQSECVSSDEAQPSKPSESGPVKVDN; from the exons ATGGCTGAAACGCAAGACCAGCAGCCGACCCACAGGTACGGTCTCGCAGGAGAGACATGGTGGGGCCACGCAGCACGTGCGCTTCACACATCTGCTGAGCTGACTGCTCTCTTTTGTGCCCTGAAAC ATGACCCCTCAACTTCCGAAGTCAGCAGG cagtACCAGGACACCAACATGCAGGCTGTGGTGTATGAGCTGAACAGCTACATGGAGCAACGTCTGGACACGGGCGGAGATAACAAACTACTGCTGTATGAGCTGTGTAACATCATCAAAACag CCACCAAAGCTGATGGTTTTGCACTATACTTCCTTGGCGAATGCAACAAT AGCCTGTGTTTGTTCACGCCCACTGGGGCCAAAGAGGGTTTGCCGGGCCTCATCCCCTCCGGCCCCATCGTGTTCGGGACCACCATCGCCGCCCACGTAGCCAAGACACGCAAGACACTGTTGGTGGAAGACATCATGGGG GACGAGCGGTTCCCCCATGGCACAGGGCAGGACTCAGGGATCTGCGTtcactctgtcctgtgtctcccCATCCTCACGGCCATCGGTGACCTCATCGCAGTGCTGGAGCTCCACCGCCACCTGGGCAGAGAACCCTTCAACCTCAGCCACCAGGAG GTTGCCACAGCTAATTTGGCATGGGCTTCTGTAGCTATTCACCAAGTGCAG GTCTGCAGAGGTCTCGCCAAGCAGACGGAGCTCAACGACTTCCTCCTAGATGTGTCAAA AACGTACTTCGACAACATTGTGGCAATAGATTCTCTACTTGAACATATTATG ATATATGCAAAAAACCTGGTGAATGCGGACAGATGTGCCCTCTTCCAAGTGGACCACAGCAACCAGGAGCTGTACTCCGACCTGTTCGATATCGGCGAGGAGAACGAAGGGAAACCAGTCTTTAGgaaaaccaaagaaattag GTTTTCTATAGAGAAAGGAATAGCAGGCCAGGTGGCACGAACAGGAGAGGTCCTGAATATCCCAGACGCCTATGCAGACCCACGATTCAACAG GGAAGTGGACCTGTACACAGGCTACACCACCCGCAATATCCTCTGTATGCCCATCGTGAGCCGGGGCACGGTCATCGGCGTCGTGCAGATGGTCAACAAGTTAAACGGAAGTGCCTTCACCAAAACGGACGAGAACAACTTCAAGATGTTCGCTGTCTTCTGCGCCCTGGCCTTACACTGTGCGAAT aTGTATCACCGGATCAGACATTCAGAGTGCATCTACAGGGTGACGATGGAGAAGCTGTCGTACCACAGTATCTGCACGTCGGAGGAGTGGAAGACACTCAGCCAGCTTGGTCTTCCCACCCCAATATACAAAGAGATTGAGCT GTTCCACTTTGACATCAGCCCCTATGAAGAACTTTGGCCTGCTGTCTTCGTCTACATGGTTCATAATTCATGCGGAAGAAGCAG tttcgaGTTGGAGAAACTGTGTCGCTTCACAATGTCGGTGCGGAAGAATTACCGACGAGTTCCGTACCACAACTGGAAGCATGCGGTCACCGTGGCTCACTGCATGTACGCCATTCTGCAGAAAACGTCCGGAATCTTCACTGAGCTGGAG aagaAAGGCTTGCTGATAGCCTGCCTGTGCCATGACCTGGACCACCGCGGTTACAGCAACAGCTACCTGCAGAAGTTCGACCACCCCTTGGCGGCGCtgtactccacctccaccatggAGCAGCACCACTTCTCCCAGACCGTCTCCATCCTGCAGG AAGGGCACAATATTTTCTCCAACCTGACTTCCAGCGAGTACGAGCAGGTACTGGAGATCATCCGTAAGGCCATCATCGCCACCGACCTGGCGCTCTACTTTGGCAACCGCAAACAGCTGGCGGACATGCTGAGCACCGACGCACTGGACCTCAACAACCACGctcacag GGACCGCGTGATTGGTCTGATGATGACGGCGTGCGATCTGTGCTCTGTGACGAAACTGTGGCCCGTCACTCGGCTCACTGCTAACGACATCTACGCAGAGTTCTGGGCCGAG GGCGATGAGATGAAGAAGATAGGAATGCAGCCCATTCCGATGATGGACCGGGATAAAAAGGACGAGGTTCCTCAGGGGCAG GTGGGCTTTTACAATGCTGTGGCCATTCCCTGTTACACCACGCTGTCCCAACTCTTCCCCCCCTCCGCTCCGCTCCTTCGAGCCTGCAG GGAGAACCTGGGTCAGTGGGAGAAAATAGCACGAGGGGAGGAGCAGTCAGAGTGCGTCTCCTCCGACGAGGCCCAGCCAAGCAAGCCCTCCGAGAGCGGCCCGGTCAAAGTGGACAACTGA